From Rhododendron vialii isolate Sample 1 chromosome 10a, ASM3025357v1, the proteins below share one genomic window:
- the LOC131302986 gene encoding protein FAR1-RELATED SEQUENCE 5-like, which translates to MAKSTRVFFASVFLLVLIMCSEVGSVGGRHLKHRLCKKCMSRDTKDDLKGAGVAGGKLTGGERSSKVMFLFPSPSYLMSSDSVPSTLPPRPSGDNEQEVEEVSSGDNEQEVEEVSSGSSKQCCDETYSNEDGKEAIENSEQIVEKPKIGMIFNTQDEAYRYYSRYAQQMGFAVARRNSRKGKDGNVRHVCFECNRGGKARVKTSNPVKPRPQTKCGCRARLNLSTNPDGKWKINRVALEHNHENSLGKARFHKNYRVLDEHVKRKLLLNDKAGIKTYKTYDSLQIEAGGPENLPYLPKDCRRYVDRERHKLLVEGDAEAMSRAACKEFGDVVTFDTTYLVNKYDMPFAPFVGVNHHSQSILLGCGLISHEDTKSFSWLFKTWMTCMWECAPKAIIIDQCMSMKNAIEEVFPNTRHRWCIWHILKKVPEKLGKYDAYKSISTSLHEAVYDSLTIEEFKDAWDVFIKEYQLQDNEWLHGLYLERNRWVSTFVKDVFWAGMSST; encoded by the exons ATGGCAAAAAGTACTAGAGTCTTTTTTGCTagtgtttttcttcttgttttgattATGTGTAGTGAAGTTGGGTCCGTAGGTGGAAGGCATTTGAAGCATCGGCTGTGCAAGAAATGCATGAGTCGTGATACTAAGGATGATTTGAAGGGAGCAGGGGTGGCGGGTGGGAAGCTGACTGGTGGTGAGCGGTCAAGCAAG GTGATGTTTCTGTTTCCATCACCATCATATTTGATGTCGTCGGATTCTGTTCCGTCGACACTGCCTCCTCGACCAAGTGGAGACAATGAACAAGAAGTAGAAGAGGTATCGAGTGGAGACAATGAACAAGAAGTAGAAGAGGTATCGAGTGGTTCTTCAAAACAATGTTGTGATGAGACATATAGTAATGAGGATGGAAAGGAGGCAATAGAAAATTCTGAACAAATAGTTGAGAAACCGAAGATTGGAATGATATTCAATACACAAGATGAAGCTTACCGGTATTACTCAAGATACGCTCAACAAATGGGATTTGCAGTAGCgagaagaaactcaagaaagggaaaagatggaaatgTGAGACATGTATGTTTTGAATGCAATCGTGGTGGAAAGGCGAGGGTGAAAACAAGCAATCCAGTCAAACCACGACCACAAACAAAATGTGGTTGTCGAGCTCGGCTTAATTTGTCGACAAACCCGGATGGAAAATGGAAGATAAATCGGGTTGCGTTGGAGCACAATCATGAAAATAGCCTGGGAAAGGCCAGGTTTCATAAGAACTATAGGGTTCTTGATGAACATGTGAAAAGAAAGCTCCTACTGAATGATAAAGCTGGGATTAAGACGTACAAGACTTATGACTCCCTTCAGATTGAAGCAGGGGGACCTGAGAACCTTCCATATCTTCCCAAAGACTGCCGAAGATATGTGGATAGAGAGCGACATAAATTACTTGTTGAAGGAGATGCTGAGGCAAT GAGTAGGGCAGCTTGTAAGGAGTTTGGGGATGTTGTGACGTTTGACACAACGTACTTGGTAAACAAGTATGACATGCCTTTTGCTCCATTTGTAGGTGTGAACCATCACAGTCAATCGATTTTATTAGGATGTGGTCTCATCTCTCATGAAGACACCAAGTCATTCTCGTGGTTATTTAAGACTTGGATGACATGCATGTGGGAATGTGCTCCTAAAGCAATTATTATCGATCAATGTATGTCCATGAAGAATGCTATAGAAGAAGTATTTCCTAACACCCGACACCGGTGGTGCATATGGCATATCTTGAAAAAGGTGCCAGAAAAGTTGGGAAAGTACGACGCGTATAAATCAATTTCAACTTCTTTACACGAAGCAGTTTATGATTCACTAACAATAGAAGAATTTAAGGATGCTTGGGATGTGTTCATCAAAGAGTACCAACTCCAAGATAATGAATGGTTACATGGGTTGTACTTAGAGAGGAATCGATGGGTGTCGACTTTTGTAAAAGATGTCTTTTGGGCGGGAATGTCATCCACATAA